In Urechidicola croceus, a single window of DNA contains:
- a CDS encoding RtcB family protein: MGNKLKGKDLIKLGFPKNNSINIALGQINRYRKKEKKERILEEAKEVLHHPEKFVGNSIWGKVVEGLIKPVEVRMHQLRNTRVPFSIYGENEIDDQAKYQLYDALKLPIAVAGALMPDAHSGYGLPIGGVLATENAVIPYGVGVDIGCRMCLTIYPIKASYLKGKQHQLENILSEHTKFGMRETHAKKHDHEIFDRSEFNDIPLIKRLKEKAYRQLGTSGGGNHFVEFGTVSIKDEHNEWNLIPGEYIGLLSHSGSRGLGANIAKHYTYLATKQCPLPKNVQHLAWLDMNTHDGQEYWLAMNLAGDYAKACHDDIHYRIAKLLGAKPIAKIENHHNFAWKENVNGQECIVHRKGATPAQKGALGIIPGSMTAPGFIVRGLGNQESLQSASHGAGRLYSRRKCKDKFTKSDVKQQLNIHRVSLIGGGIDEAPMAYKDIRKVMANQQELVEVVGTFTPKIVRMDK, translated from the coding sequence ATGGGAAATAAATTAAAAGGAAAAGATCTAATAAAATTAGGGTTTCCAAAAAATAATAGCATCAATATAGCTTTAGGGCAAATTAATAGATACCGTAAAAAAGAGAAGAAAGAACGAATTTTGGAAGAAGCCAAAGAAGTGCTTCACCATCCAGAAAAATTTGTTGGAAATTCAATTTGGGGTAAAGTCGTAGAAGGTTTGATAAAACCAGTAGAAGTACGCATGCATCAATTGAGAAACACAAGAGTGCCATTTAGTATTTATGGAGAAAACGAAATTGATGATCAAGCAAAATACCAATTGTATGACGCTCTAAAATTACCAATTGCTGTAGCAGGAGCATTAATGCCCGACGCACATTCTGGTTATGGATTGCCGATTGGTGGAGTTCTAGCGACTGAAAATGCAGTAATTCCGTATGGTGTAGGAGTCGATATAGGTTGTCGGATGTGCTTGACAATTTATCCGATAAAAGCATCCTATTTAAAAGGAAAACAGCATCAATTGGAAAATATTTTGTCAGAGCATACCAAGTTTGGAATGCGAGAAACACATGCTAAAAAACACGATCATGAGATTTTTGACCGAAGCGAGTTTAATGATATTCCTTTAATCAAGCGATTAAAAGAAAAGGCGTACAGGCAATTAGGAACTTCTGGAGGAGGAAATCATTTTGTCGAATTTGGAACAGTTTCTATCAAGGATGAGCACAACGAGTGGAATTTAATTCCAGGAGAATACATCGGACTTTTATCTCACAGTGGTTCTCGCGGTTTGGGTGCCAATATTGCGAAACATTACACATACTTGGCGACGAAACAATGTCCGTTACCAAAAAATGTACAGCATTTAGCATGGTTGGATATGAACACACATGACGGTCAGGAATATTGGTTGGCGATGAATTTAGCAGGAGATTATGCCAAGGCATGTCATGATGATATTCACTATCGAATTGCAAAATTATTAGGCGCCAAACCTATAGCCAAAATTGAGAATCACCACAATTTTGCTTGGAAAGAAAACGTGAACGGTCAAGAGTGTATTGTGCATAGAAAAGGAGCAACACCAGCACAAAAAGGTGCTTTAGGAATTATTCCAGGCTCTATGACAGCACCGGGATTCATTGTTCGTGGCTTAGGAAATCAAGAAAGTTTGCAATCCGCTTCTCACGGAGCAGGTCGCCTATATTCTCGAAGAAAATGTAAGGATAAATTCACAAAAAGTGATGTGAAACAGCAGTTGAATATCCATAGAGTTTCCCTTATTGGAGGAGGAATTGATGAGGCTCCAATGGCATACAAAGATATTCGTAAAGTGATGGCAAATCAGCAAGAACTGGTTGAAGTTGTAGGAACATTTACACCTAAAATTGTACGAATGGATAAGTAA
- a CDS encoding RtcB family protein: MENKLKITGKTLIEMGFKSGKWFPEALEFINNNELSNEMIIEYLEQYRPSPEVPLFENHIDFKINIKAENELEEINVNSVVTSMKTLLKTPTLVNGAIMPDACPTGPEGTIPVGGVVVAKNAIHPGMHSADICCSVMLTDFGNANPKDVLDTAHSITHFGPGGRDRNTQFRFPSDLLVEIEANPFLNNQKCISAARSHLGTQGDGNHFLFVGISRKTGNTMMVTHHGSRGFGANLYSRGMKIAEQFRKEISPQTLKQNAWIPFETEEGKNYWEALQIIRKWTKLNHEVLHDATLSKMEVEKENRYWNEHNFVFKDGDLFYHAKGATPLDPKFMPDITGPRLIPLNMSEPVLIVEGNTTKNNLGFAPHGAGRNMSRTQHRKSKTGTVQEIFEEETKGLDIRFFSEEIDITELPSAYKNAETVRSQMEEFGLGTVLDEVLPYGCIMAGDWKKNAPWRKRKRDRNNGK; encoded by the coding sequence ATGGAAAATAAATTAAAAATTACAGGGAAAACATTGATTGAGATGGGGTTTAAGTCTGGAAAGTGGTTTCCAGAAGCTTTAGAATTTATAAATAACAATGAATTATCAAATGAAATGATTATTGAATATTTAGAGCAATACCGTCCAAGCCCTGAAGTACCATTATTTGAAAATCATATAGATTTTAAAATTAATATAAAAGCAGAAAATGAGTTGGAAGAAATTAATGTCAATAGCGTTGTGACTTCCATGAAAACATTATTAAAAACCCCAACACTTGTGAATGGTGCAATTATGCCAGATGCTTGTCCTACTGGACCAGAGGGGACTATTCCAGTAGGTGGAGTAGTGGTTGCTAAAAATGCTATTCATCCTGGAATGCATAGTGCAGATATATGTTGTTCGGTGATGCTAACTGATTTTGGAAATGCAAATCCAAAAGATGTTTTAGATACTGCACATAGTATTACCCATTTTGGCCCAGGAGGAAGAGATAGAAATACACAATTTCGTTTTCCTTCAGATTTATTAGTGGAAATTGAAGCAAATCCGTTTTTAAATAATCAAAAATGTATTTCAGCAGCAAGAAGTCATTTAGGAACACAGGGAGATGGAAATCATTTTTTGTTTGTAGGTATTTCAAGAAAAACTGGAAATACAATGATGGTAACACATCATGGAAGTAGAGGATTTGGCGCAAATTTATATAGTAGAGGAATGAAAATTGCTGAACAATTCAGAAAAGAAATTTCTCCGCAAACATTAAAACAAAATGCGTGGATTCCATTTGAAACAGAAGAAGGAAAAAATTACTGGGAAGCCTTACAAATTATAAGAAAATGGACTAAATTAAATCATGAGGTTTTACATGATGCAACTCTTTCTAAAATGGAAGTTGAAAAAGAGAACAGATATTGGAATGAACATAATTTTGTCTTTAAAGATGGAGATTTGTTTTACCATGCGAAAGGTGCAACGCCATTAGATCCTAAGTTTATGCCTGATATTACAGGACCAAGATTAATTCCTTTGAATATGAGCGAACCTGTTTTAATTGTTGAAGGAAATACTACGAAGAATAATTTAGGTTTTGCACCTCATGGAGCAGGAAGAAATATGAGTAGAACGCAACATAGAAAGAGTAAGACAGGAACTGTTCAAGAAATATTTGAAGAAGAAACTAAAGGATTAGATATTCGTTTTTTTTCTGAAGAAATTGATATCACAGAATTGCCTTCAGCATATAAAAATGCGGAAACGGTGCGAAGTCAAATGGAAGAATTTGGTTTAGGAACTGTACTTGATGAAGTATTACCGTATGGATGCATTATGGCAGGTGACTGGAAAAAGAATGCACCTTGGAGAAAACGTAAAAGAGATAGAAATAATGGAAAATGA
- a CDS encoding helix-turn-helix transcriptional regulator, whose product MASNKNALIRYKTIDQCLRNTMRRWTLNDLIETCSDVLYEYEGKDVYISKRTIQLDIQQMRSDKLGYNAPIEVYERKYYRYTEDGYSIKNIPVTDNDIKIMNESIQVLRQFKDFSLFKEMDGVLQRLEDSVYASKSNRVIIHLDKNEQLKRLEYIDPIYKAIQQKKVLKITYKSFKAKQASNMFIHPQLLKEFNNRWFLLAIHQHKHLTLALDRISNILIDKTTEYIDLQINGDSYYKDVIGVTVSNSRAERIQFKVDKQNAPYVITKPFHHSQRTIKETHDGVIFNIWVQINFELERMILGFGDSIEVLKPEKLRVRIKNKLEKANNHYN is encoded by the coding sequence ATGGCTTCTAACAAAAATGCTTTGATTAGATATAAAACAATTGACCAATGTCTTAGGAATACCATGAGACGCTGGACTTTAAATGATTTAATAGAGACCTGTTCAGATGTATTGTATGAATATGAGGGAAAAGATGTATATATCAGTAAACGAACAATTCAATTAGATATTCAACAAATGCGGAGTGATAAATTAGGTTATAACGCACCGATTGAAGTTTACGAACGAAAATATTATCGCTATACAGAAGATGGTTATAGTATCAAGAATATTCCTGTAACAGATAATGACATAAAAATCATGAATGAGTCTATCCAAGTATTGCGTCAATTTAAAGACTTCTCTTTATTTAAAGAAATGGATGGAGTTTTACAGCGGCTAGAAGATTCTGTTTATGCTTCAAAATCTAACAGAGTAATTATACATTTAGATAAAAATGAGCAATTAAAAAGATTAGAATATATTGACCCAATTTATAAAGCAATTCAACAAAAAAAAGTTTTAAAAATAACCTATAAATCATTTAAAGCAAAACAAGCAAGTAACATGTTTATACATCCTCAATTATTAAAAGAATTTAATAATAGATGGTTTTTATTAGCAATCCATCAACATAAACACTTGACTTTGGCTTTAGATAGAATTTCTAATATATTAATTGATAAAACTACTGAATATATTGATTTACAAATTAATGGAGATTCATATTATAAAGATGTAATTGGAGTTACAGTTTCTAACTCAAGAGCTGAAAGAATCCAATTTAAAGTGGATAAACAAAATGCTCCATATGTAATTACGAAACCATTTCATCATTCACAAAGAACGATTAAGGAGACTCATGACGGAGTTATATTTAATATTTGGGTTCAAATAAATTTTGAATTAGAACGTATGATTTTAGGTTTTGGAGATTCTATTGAAGTACTAAAACCTGAAAAATTAAGAGTAAGAATAAAAAACAAACTAGAAAAAGCAAATAATCATTATAACTAA
- a CDS encoding dipeptidase — protein sequence MKDIKSYIKNNKDRFIEELIDLLKIPSISADPAYKKDVIKTAETIKLSLEKVGCDKVEICETPGYPIVYGEKIIDSKLPTVLVYGHYDVQPADPIELWTSPPFEPVVKKTEIHPEGAIFARGACDDKGQMYMHVKALEYMTETNQLPCNVKFMIEGEEEVGSESLSWFVTRNQEKLANDVILISDTGMISNTQPSITTGLRGLSYVEVEVTGPNRDLHSGLYGGAVANPINILTKMIASLHDENNHITIPGFYDNVEELSKVERAEMAKAPFSLDNYKKALDIEAVYGEVGYTTNERNSIRPTLDVNGIWGGYTGEGAKTVIASKAFAKISMRLVPNQDWKEITELFKKHFETIAPKGVTVNVKPHHGGQGYVTPIDNTGYLAANKAYTKTFGVPAIPQRSGGSIPIVALFEKELKSKIILMGFGLNSDAIHSPNEHFGIFNYLKGIETIPLFYQYFTEMSSK from the coding sequence ATGAAAGATATAAAATCATACATAAAAAATAATAAGGACCGATTTATTGAGGAACTTATTGATCTTCTTAAAATTCCCTCTATAAGTGCAGATCCTGCCTACAAAAAAGATGTTATAAAAACTGCTGAAACGATTAAATTATCACTTGAAAAAGTGGGTTGTGATAAAGTTGAAATATGTGAAACTCCAGGATATCCAATTGTATATGGTGAAAAAATAATTGACTCTAAATTACCTACGGTTCTTGTATATGGTCATTATGATGTTCAACCAGCAGACCCTATTGAATTATGGACTTCTCCACCATTTGAACCTGTTGTCAAAAAAACAGAGATTCATCCTGAAGGTGCTATTTTTGCACGTGGGGCTTGTGATGACAAGGGTCAAATGTATATGCATGTTAAAGCATTAGAGTATATGACCGAAACAAATCAATTACCTTGTAACGTTAAGTTTATGATTGAAGGTGAAGAGGAAGTTGGTTCGGAAAGTTTAAGTTGGTTTGTTACTAGAAATCAAGAAAAATTAGCCAATGATGTTATTTTAATTTCTGATACAGGAATGATTAGCAACACTCAACCATCAATCACAACTGGACTTCGTGGATTGAGTTATGTAGAAGTTGAAGTTACTGGACCAAATAGAGATTTACATTCTGGTTTATATGGAGGCGCAGTAGCAAATCCAATTAATATTTTGACAAAAATGATTGCTTCTCTTCATGATGAAAATAATCATATTACAATTCCAGGTTTTTATGACAACGTTGAAGAATTATCAAAAGTAGAAAGAGCCGAAATGGCAAAAGCACCTTTTTCATTAGATAATTATAAAAAAGCATTAGACATTGAAGCAGTTTACGGTGAAGTAGGATACACAACTAATGAACGAAACTCAATTAGACCAACACTAGATGTCAATGGGATTTGGGGCGGTTATACTGGCGAAGGTGCTAAAACTGTAATTGCATCAAAAGCATTTGCTAAAATTTCAATGCGATTGGTTCCTAATCAAGATTGGAAAGAAATAACTGAATTATTTAAAAAACATTTTGAAACTATCGCTCCAAAAGGTGTAACTGTAAATGTTAAACCACATCATGGGGGTCAAGGCTATGTGACTCCAATTGATAATACTGGTTATTTAGCTGCTAACAAAGCATATACCAAAACTTTTGGCGTTCCTGCAATTCCTCAAAGAAGTGGTGGAAGTATCCCTATTGTAGCACTTTTTGAAAAAGAATTGAAAAGTAAAATCATATTAATGGGGTTTGGTTTAAATAGTGATGCTATTCACTCTCCAAATGAACATTTTGGTATTTTTAACTACTTAAAAGGAATTGAAACTATTCCGTTATTTTATCAATATTTTACTGAAATGAGTTCTAAATAA
- a CDS encoding GNAT family N-acetyltransferase produces MSNYTFISQRLGFRNWNESDIELLYKINSDKDVMEFFPSIPSLEETKDFIKRMQTHFVKNGFCYFAVDLIDTNEFIGFIGLCKQTYKTEFSPFIDIGWRLKKSVWNQGLATEGAKACLEYGFKNFNLETIYSIAPLINLKSQRIMEKIGMEFDSTFSHPKIEKCHILNKCVFFKVESI; encoded by the coding sequence ATGTCAAACTACACTTTCATATCTCAAAGGTTGGGCTTTAGAAATTGGAATGAATCAGATATCGAGTTATTGTATAAGATAAATTCTGACAAAGACGTAATGGAATTTTTCCCTTCAATTCCATCATTAGAAGAAACAAAAGATTTTATTAAAAGAATGCAAACCCATTTTGTAAAAAATGGGTTTTGCTATTTTGCAGTTGACCTTATTGATACAAATGAATTTATTGGGTTTATTGGTTTATGTAAACAAACTTACAAAACTGAATTTTCTCCTTTTATTGATATTGGTTGGCGTTTGAAAAAAAGTGTTTGGAATCAAGGATTAGCAACGGAAGGCGCAAAAGCATGTTTAGAATATGGTTTCAAGAATTTTAATTTAGAAACAATATATTCGATTGCACCATTGATTAATTTAAAATCTCAGCGAATAATGGAAAAAATTGGAATGGAATTTGATTCTACTTTTTCACATCCTAAAATTGAAAAATGCCACATTCTTAATAAATGTGTATTTTTTAAAGTGGAATCCATATAA
- a CDS encoding PhnA domain-containing protein: MGLLQDLEARSGTKCELCGSTANLNIYEVPPISTGGVDGSLLGCETCINQINNPESMDSNHWRCLNDSMWSEFQAVQVVAWRMLSRLKKEGWPQDLLDMMYLDDELLKFAKATGEGLDESEKIIHRDVNGVILEAGDSVVLVKDLKVKGSSMVAKQGTAVRRISLDPENAEYIEGKVGAQTIVIITQYVKKL; this comes from the coding sequence ATGGGATTATTACAAGATTTAGAGGCAAGAAGTGGAACAAAATGTGAATTATGTGGTTCAACAGCAAATTTAAATATTTATGAAGTACCTCCAATTTCAACGGGAGGAGTAGATGGGAGTCTGTTAGGTTGTGAAACTTGTATAAATCAAATCAATAATCCAGAATCTATGGATTCTAATCATTGGCGTTGTTTAAATGATAGTATGTGGAGCGAATTTCAAGCGGTGCAAGTTGTAGCATGGAGAATGCTCTCTCGATTAAAAAAAGAAGGGTGGCCACAAGATTTATTGGATATGATGTATTTAGATGATGAATTATTAAAGTTTGCTAAGGCTACTGGTGAAGGTTTAGATGAAAGTGAAAAAATTATCCATCGTGATGTGAATGGCGTTATTTTAGAAGCCGGAGATTCTGTCGTGTTGGTTAAAGATTTAAAAGTAAAAGGCTCAAGTATGGTTGCTAAGCAAGGTACAGCTGTTAGAAGAATTTCTTTAGATCCTGAAAATGCCGAGTATATTGAGGGTAAAGTTGGTGCGCAAACAATAGTGATAATTACACAATACGTGAAAAAGTTGTAA
- a CDS encoding acyl-CoA thioesterase — translation MRFHTRKWVKPEDLNANGTLFGGRLLAWIDEEAALYTIIQLENDRIVTKFMSEINFMSSARQGDIIEIGIDVVKFGKTSITLNCEVRNKMTRETIITVDNIIMVNLDKNGNTKPHGKTKIEFVSDRLSNQ, via the coding sequence ATGAGATTTCATACAAGAAAATGGGTAAAACCAGAAGATTTAAATGCTAATGGAACCCTGTTTGGAGGAAGACTTTTAGCATGGATAGATGAAGAGGCTGCTTTATATACCATCATTCAGTTAGAAAATGATCGAATTGTTACAAAATTTATGTCTGAAATTAATTTTATGAGCTCTGCAAGACAAGGTGATATTATTGAAATAGGTATTGATGTTGTAAAATTTGGTAAAACTTCAATCACTCTTAATTGTGAAGTAAGAAATAAAATGACTCGAGAAACTATTATCACAGTAGATAATATTATTATGGTAAATTTAGATAAAAATGGAAATACCAAACCTCATGGTAAAACCAAGATTGAATTCGTTAGTGATAGATTAAGTAATCAATAG